From the genome of Papaver somniferum cultivar HN1 chromosome 2, ASM357369v1, whole genome shotgun sequence, one region includes:
- the LOC113351574 gene encoding 60S ribosomal protein L23A-like gives MAADVRRRGKNDKLHRSLLLYLYLLMMFLDLHSFVKSVTLVLAAMVLISFACHVVTKKADPKVLANKASKDVKAGASTIKKKVKNICTSVKFHRPKTLQKARNPKYPCIRALPRNKLDHYQMLKYPLTTESEMKKIEDNNKKKTRMLSRRCTTSRQIK, from the exons ATGGCTGCCGATGTACGACGAAGAGGAAAAAATGATAAGCTTCATCGATCTCTACTTCTGTATCTGTATCTACTGATGATGTTTCTAGATCTTCATTCGTTTGTGA AGTCTGTAACTCT TGTTCTAGCTGCTATGGTACTGATATCATTTGCTTGTCATGTAGTTACTAAGAAGGCTGACCCCAAGGTGCTGGCTAACAAAGCTTCCAAGGATGTCAAAGCTGGAGCATCAACCATTAAGAAGAAGGTTAAGAACATCTGCACATCAGTCAAATTTCACAGGCCAAAGACATTGCAGAAGGCAAGGAATCCCAAGTACCCATGTATTCGTGCACTACCAAGGAACAAGCTTGACCATTACCAGATGCTGAAATACCCACTCACCACCGAGTCCGaaatgaagaagattgaagacaacaacaagaagaaaacaaggatgcTTTCAAGAAGATGTACAACATCCAGACAGATAAAGTGA